The Metarhizium brunneum chromosome 5, complete sequence sequence TGTCCCATGCATTCTCCTGCGTCTGATTACCCCACGTGTCTGTAGCTCCTCCGTTGCCGCCTGCATTACCGTTttcgttgccgttgccattACCCCAGCCGCTCTGCTGCGGCTGGCCCATCTGGCCTCGATTTTCGACTCCAGAAGGACTTGGGTTCTTGGGACTAGCGTTCCGTACGGAGCCGTTGCTGCCTCCATATGCACTAAATTGGGATCTGGTCTTGTTTGGAAGATACGAATTGTGCTTCCCAGGAGGGAAGACATTATTCCCGCCAGCAACGTCCTGATCTTTACTTGATGGAACAGCGCCGACAGGGTTCGGGTTAGGGTCTAACAGACTGAATGCTCCTCTGTTCTGGTTTTGGTTCTGAGCCTGAGTTGCTGGCTCCATCTGCGGCCACGGTCCGCCTGGGAAAGGTCCCGGATACCCAGCAAATCCCATGGGAGCAAACGCATTCCAGGCCGGCATTGCCATTCCTTGTGTAATAGGCACACGCTCCATGCCGGTCTTGTCTTGGGTTCTGTCGAAACCATGGCAGTACGGGTTCTGAGTCGGATGTGGCATGCCCATCGGTAGAGGTCGAAGTGACGGATCTCGCTTGGGATAAAGAgactggtgatgatgaccGTACACGGGGCCATGATAGATTCTGACAATGTTGTTTTCGGCGTCGTAATATGCATTTGGGATTGGATCTTCCGGTGTTTCGACGACTCTCTCGGTGTGGACGACTTCTGCACGCATAGGGGCAATGAGGTTCGGACGGCGAGGGTGAGGCCCAGGGTATGGCGTCGGGTatctttttcctttcttctgttcggattccttttcttttgGTGAGGCTTTCTGTTCAGTGGGCTCTGCTGGTGGTTTCTCAGGCTCTTTCTCCGGTTCTTTGTCCTTGGGTTTGTCGTCATTCTTATCCTTATTCTGCCCATTTTTAGCTTGGTCCTCAATTTTATTCGCCTCCTTgttcttatttttatttttcttgccctgctgcttgctttccttcttcttttcatcacTGGAATCATCTGTGTCCTTGGCAGATTCTTCCTGCGACTCCCCTTCCGAGCTATCTACCTTGGctttctccttctccttggcctttccCTTCTTGCCGCCGTTCTTCTGACCTTTTGCAAGCTCCTCGTCAGTCGTCACCTCTGAATCACAATCGGACTGTTTGGCTTTTTTGGAAGCTTTGCTTGCTCCCCGCTGCTGTTTCTGCCGGCCACGAGTACAATTGGAACACTCACAAGTAGGATGGGGCTCGGAGTCATCCTCGCTATCGGATGATTTAGCTGCTTCTTTCCCCTTTTCTTTattctttttgtttttacTCTTTGGGGGAGATGGCGGCTCGCTTGGTTTTGAGTCGCTCGACTCGGCCGAGGTGTCTGCTTCTGAGTCGGTGGGCGTGTCTTCAGACTCAGAAGCTGCTGGGGTTTTCTTCAGGGCAGATTTCTTGGGCTCTTCTTCAAAACGAACTTTTTTCACAGTTGCATCCGTTTTGGTTTCCGGCTTGGCAGACCGTCCGGAGCGAGGGTAGGTTATTTTGACGGTATCTTCTTCAGTTTCATCGTCGGTGAACACCTCCACTGTGACGACATCTCGTTTCTTGCGAGGCTTCTTGGGGATGGGGCCGAGGGCAGATTGGATGGTTGTGCCGACGATATATTCGCAAAATAGGAGAGACTTTGATGGCCACTTCTTATTGTTAGGCATTATGGGCGATAGTCTTTGGAGTTCTTGATTGGGAAAGGTTGAATTAGATTAGCTCTTGGGAGAGATACCGATAGTCCATCGACTAGGAGACTGGGTTGTGGTGGCGAATAGGCCAGCCACTTGTGCGCAGGGTGTTTTGATTAGACAAACGATACGAGTTGTCAAATTGAGATGATATGGTACAAGACAAGATGAGACGGGCAGAGCGGGACGTGGAGACAGATTCCAAGCCAAGCTGTGAAGACAGCTGACTGCCAGCTGTCGAGCATGTCGCGGACCGCCAGCGTTTGGGATTGAGGAGGACGGGCTCGATGGAGTCGAAAGAGCCATAACTACTcccttaaaaaactaatattgCCAAAAACATTTATTATTTCTCTCTTCAGATCAAGAAATGGGGGCTCCCTCTGGCGGAACAGTTGGCGGCAATGTCTCAAATAGAGTCTTGACTCTTCGGGGAGTGTCTACCGTCTGTTTGTTGGCAACATGGCACTGATAGTTCACAGTTCGCCTCTTCGCACAGCATCACAGCCAATGCTCCCGTGTCTGTGACCAGCATCTGCACTATCAAATCCAGAAAGCGTGGGTGTATAAAAATACCTGCCGGGAAGGAGACCCATTGCAATGTCGAATTTGTATGTAGACAACTTGGAGCAGCCGACTACAATGCGGAATCGGGCGTGCGCTGGCGCATGCAGAATGCAGAATGCAAAGTCATGATTTTTAATCTCAAGAAAGGCCAAGTTCATACTGCTATCGAAGAAAGAATAAAAGACAACACTGAGGCCGAAAAGTCTCACAATAAATGCGGTATAGGTGATCCTTTCTAGTGCAGTCCATTTTCGCTCCCATCCCCGAGCCTGTCCATCTTCTTAACTATCTAGTGTTGCCATCTTCAAGCACCAATACAGATGAATATGGATTAGATAATCGTCGAACCGAGCATATCTTCAGAGTTGGCATCTTGGATGATACGACGTCGTAGATCAGCTCTGGCCGATACGCAGAAAGACCAGTCTAATGCCAGGAATCACACCCCCTCAAATAGTCGCTTCATCCATAAAAATGCACCAGCAAGCGATTTCGAACGTTAAGATATATTTCATTGAATTGTCATAGCCAAGACTTCCCGTGTGTTCTAAAAAGGCCGAGACCTAAATCACAACCAGTAAGTTAAATACAGATTCATACACTCAAGATTGATCATTACGCAATGTCCGCCCATTTCACTGTAATCGATTGCTGCACAAGTCCTAACACATTCCCAGATCATACTCTCCTTCTTGTATTTGACCTCGCGCACCTAATCCCCCGCCAATATTCCTTTACAACTCTTCGCCCTTTTCGCAGTTCTTGACTTCGTAGTTGACAGTGTCATTTCCTGTCCCCCAAATCTTCGGTTTGAAGTCAAGGTACACGAGCTCGTTCTTTTCCGCCTTCCAGTCTCCATTTGTGTCTCTGTAATACACCATCTCACCACTGCCGGCGTCTCGAACCTCGACGGTTGTGTGGGAAAACGTGCCGTCCGTCGACCACTCCAGCTTGTAGCAGGAGTCCTTCTTGACGGGAAAGGGCTTAGAGCAACGGATATTTCCGTCGCTGTCGATGCATTTCTCTATAGCGTAGTCAAGCACTTCGCCCTTGGAAACGGTGTCACCAGCTAGACGGACTATACGTTAGATATTTGAGACGGAAGTTCGTTGAGCAGAGCCATCGTACTTAGTTTGAAGCTAGCAAGAGCGAGGCCTGCAGTGGCGATCTTCTGTACATCTGGGATATACATGACGAGAGTCGGAGCTTGATGGCGCAGAAAAGAGATATGTTCCGGGTAGATAAATTCGTCGTTGATAAAGAGACGAGTGGTCAACGTACTGAGAGACTCCAGAAAGCAAGGGATTTTCGCATGGAGGCAAGCAGGTATTTTAAGACAAGAAACGTTCCACCAAAGCCGGCGAGTTGGTCAAGCTTATTCGCATCATCGATGACGTTGATGCATGGAGCTATTGGTCCTTCCTGCCCCTTAAATTGCCTAATTTGGTATGTGGGGCGGTTGCCTGAATTACACCCCGTTGGATGAAGTTCCGTTGTTCGGGAGTGTTGCAAGGAAACATAGAAGATCTACCAAAATAAGATCTCCTCAAGTAGGAGGCCTCCCcttttggcagagtcgttgAAAACAGGGAGCAACTCCAAGTATAaggtactaggtacctacttcTGTTGTCGCAGTTATCTCGGGTAGAGATAAGATGTGAATATGTAATAGTTAACGTTTTAAGCATAAGTGGTAAAAATATTACAAGTACTACTAGCTGGATATCTTTGCCTCCTCCCTAACTGTTTTCAATACTCGTTGGGCAGGTAAAAGAAGCAAGGCGATGTATGCTGGAAAGTTGCGCTATAGAGTGATTCGGAAGAGGCAAAAACGCTGACCAACCTAAGTACTTTACCtataggtacctaggtaggtaggtaggtaccttgCAACCTGGTGACTAAGTTAACAGCAGAGTCACAATTGCTAGTAATGCCTTGTCACTTTGATCCCTAGCTCAATCTGTCGCAGGATGTGTTAAGGCGTAGGTTCCATAACGGTCCCAACGTGTGTAGAGAAAAAACCTCCGTTTGGATGAGGCTTCTGCGCAAGTATTCATACCCCACCGAGCTCAGGAGATTCTAATTCAAGTGCCGCTGACTCAAAGTCTTAATATTCCCTCCCAAATTCAGTTGTGGCAGAGTCAGACATAGAAATAGCTACCCTGTACCTTTGTGCCTGAATTCAAGAACCCCGCACTAAAACTCTTTGGGATGGTTGCTCCGGTCCTTGCAGCCCCTCCGACTCATGGAAAAACATCAAAAACTGCCCCTCTTCTGACTCAGGAGGGCCTGTGCCGGTCAATGCGACATCACCGATTTCTTCGTCTTTTTGACACACAGGCCTGTAACTCGTTCACCCCGTCTAATCACCACAGAGACGTATCTCTCGTATTTACTCCtgtcgaggagctgcaaTTCTAGGGGCTGGAAGCCTCCAATTTCAGTTGTCTAAGGCAGCAACACTACATCCCGTAGGTGCGACCTCGCTCTCCATACTTCAGTCACTCTCCCTTCGTTCCTTGCCATTTAAATGCAAGGCTCCCCTCTTCTCCCTTACGACCTTAACGACCGTATGGCGGTCATGATGAATCAGAATATTCATTATTTTTCGTTTCAACCCGAGAAAACCGTTGTGTTGGACCACTGGCTGATCAAAAGACGTTACTCCGCAGGGTCACCAtggcttcctcggcggcTCCCGCACCAACCACTATTCCTGTCAGGGATGGCCCTCCGTCACAGCCTGATGGTCAGCTACCCAAATTCATCGTCGAGAGAAATCTGCTGTTTGaagagctgaagaagaaacacGACGACGCCGTAGCCGCGAAGCCCCGAAACTCCATCACTGTGTCGCTCACAGCCGGCCCGGACAATGTCACTGAAATCTCTGCTACCGCTTGGGAGACCACCCCAGGTCAGTTGCTGAAGCACGTTGCCAAGGTTATCGCCTCGGAGGCAGTCGTTGCCAAGGTCAATGGCGAGGTCTGGGATCTGACCAGGCCTTTGGAGGCTGACTGCGCCGTCTCGTACCTATCTTCGAAGGATCCCGAGGGTCGTGCTGTATTCTGGCACTCGGCCGCACACGTGCTCGGCGAGGCTTGTGAGCACCAGTTTGGCTGCATGCTGTCCCATGGTCCCCCAACCAGTATGGGTTTCTTCTacgacatggccatgcgGGAGGGCGATGCTGTCAAGGAGACTGATCGCCCAGCCCTCGAGACTTTAGCAAAGAAATTCttcaaggagaagcagcaATTTGAGCGAGTTGAGATTGCAAAAGAGGATCTGCGAAAACTGTTTGGCTACTCCAAGTACAAGATGCACTATATCGAGAAGTTCGTCCCAGATGGTGGCTCCACCACCGTGTACCGCAACGGCTCCCTCGTCGATCTCTGCACCGGCCCGCACATTCAGAATACCAAGCAGATCTCCGCCTTCAAAATCATGGGCAACAGCTCAGCTTACTTCTTGGGCGACCAGGCCAACGACTCTTTGCAACGTATCTCTGGCGTGGCTTTCCCCAAGAATGATCAAATGAAGGAATGGCTTACCTACCTGGAGGAGGCTAAAAAGCGCGACCATCAGCTTATCGGGAAAAACCAGAAATTATTCTGGTTCAGCCCGCTCTCTCCAGGCTCGCCATTCTTTCTTCCCCACGGCACTCGCAtcttcaacgccatccagACAATGCTTCGAGAGCAGTACTGGATGCGTGGGTACGACGAGGTTCATTCGCCCCTCATGTACGATGTCCAGCTCTGGAAAACCTCGGGCCACTGGGATCACTATCAGGAAGATATGTTCCGAGTGCCGTTAAAGCACACTCACGGTACAGCGCCGGATGCTCCAGTAGCTTCTGGGCCAGATGCTGCCAAAGATGCCGACAAACCGGCTGGCAAAGATGGCGAGAATGCCGAGGTTGCAAAATTGGAACAGGAGAGGCTGTTCGCTCTAAAGCCAATGAATTGTCCTGGCCACGCTCTCATGTTCGCCAGCGAAGAGCGCTCCTATCGATCCCTTCCGTGGCGAGTCGCCGATTTCAGTGTTCTGCATCGCAATGAAGCTTCTGGTGCGCTTACCGGTCTTACCAGAGTCCGCAAGTTCCAGCAAGATGACGCGCATATTTTCTGCACCATCGACCAAGTCACCGACGAACTTCGAGGCTTGTTTAAATTCATGACGCACGTGTACACCATGTTCGGATTCCCATTCAAGCTTAAGCTCTCCACTCGTCCAGATTCTTACATGGGTAAGCTGTCCGACTGGGATGCTGCCGAGGATCGACTCAAGAAGGCCCTACAGGAGTTCAAGGGTGATGACTGGGTTATTAATCCTGGTGATGGCGCCTTCTATGGGCCCAAGATCGATGTCACCGTCAACGATGCCTTGGGTAGAGAATTCCAATGCGCCACTATCCAGCTGGACTTCCAGCTCCCCCAAAACTTTAACCTCCTCTATCGTACCAACGAATCTACAGCCGATCGCGCCAAGGgtgagggagaggaggaaggtGGTATTCCCTCTGGCATGGCAAGACCCGTCATGATCCACCGAGCCGTCATCGGCTCTTTCGACCGGTTCATGGGTATCATCATTGAACACTTTGGAGGCAAGTGGCCCTTCTGGCTGTCGCCGCGCCAAGTCATGGTCATCCCCATTATGAAGGATGCGGAGGACTATGCCAGGGAGGTGCGAGACATTTTGCACGACGCGAAGCTCTACGCGGACGTCGACGTCTCGGGCAACACCCTCCAGAAGAAGATTCGAGCCGCACAGCTGGCTCAGTACAATTTTGTCATGGTTGTGGGTGCTGAGGAGATTGAGAAGCGAGCGGTGAACATTAGAAATCGGGATGATCCCTCAAGTCAGCAAAAGGGCGCCATGATTGATCTAGATGAGGTTGTTAAGCGGCTTGTAGAGTTGAAGGCCGAGAGACGACTGGTTAACTCTATCTGATAGAGGAGGTCTTGGGGACGGCAGTGGCACTTGGGGGCCGGGGTAAAGGGGGACGTAGGGTTTCTCTCGGCGTGGATTATGAAAGGAAATAAATGACTCTGACTTATTACGTAGTGTGATTTGGTTTCTAGACTTCATAAATTTTTGCCCGCTTAGGAAAACCTTGTCGATATGCTCCCTGGTTACTTGTGTACTGCCACATGCCCTCTGACTGCAATTGACACGTACAACTCCTATAGCCACTTAACTTCATCTCGGTCACTCTTCTCATCATTGCTTGGCCATTACGGTTGTGTAGTTGAGCCTCCTCATATGGCGAGTGGAAGCTGCAACTGGAAGTGCCAATTTTGAACTTGCGAGGTGGTTTATGCAGGCTGCTAACGAGCCGATATATCGCACAGACGGACATCAAGTGTTCAATATTACCGTACTTGCAAGCAAGCTTGCCCCTCGTGCCCTACGAATGCTCCGAGCAACTTTATTTGGCCCTAGTCCGTTATGATTtctattcaatgttgcttgcAGCATACTATGTGTTGCAGGTTCTGTTTGGCTGCCGTTCTGTCTCAAAGGCGGGCAAGGAATCATGACGAAAAAAAGATGATGATACCTGGGGTGGCACGCCTCTCGTTACGCGGACTTCAACTTGCTACTATAAGAATGAAGACTTTGTGACATTCTTGTTCAAGGTGGTAACTAGCATATTGCATGCAGGAATTATTGAGAAGCATGACGGTTGCCAGCGCATTTCGTGTCATGTGCATTGCGGAGCTTGAAAGTGCGTTTCTTGGGCCCGGCGACTACACTTTACCCAGGAACCGTCATCAAAAACATTGAAGGAGAGAATTGGTCTTGCAAGTGCCGCGTAGCATATCCCAGACTCATTCCAACCTCGACGGAAGTCTGAATCTTCTGCTCACTCGAGCGCAAGAGATCGTCGTCAAACTCGATGCGCCTATGTTGAAAGGCGACAATAATAGACGAACCGCCAAACTGAAAGATGCCCAACTCGTATCTCTTGTTGATCTTTGTCCCGGCGCTGTGGTACTTTTTGTGAATGCTAAAAACAGTCAGCAGCGGCTTCAAATCATATTTTCACTCGCAGGCCCGTTGACGTACTGCACGCTTCCAAGTTCCCACGTCCGTCGCACCAACGGCCGTAAACAGGACATTTCCAAACTCTCTTGTTTCGGTGACGACGTGATCCCTTCGGTTGCGCGTCAGATTATCCACCTTGCTCTGCAGTGCTACAGGGTCGACCTGGTAGCAGTCTCCCGGCAAGCTCTGGTACGTCTTCACCTCACCCTGGACGGGGGAGTGGTATCGATGGTAGTCGGGCATTCCTCCCCCTTTGAccgccgtcgacgggcttTAAAGGCTGTGGCAGGCGGCAGCCTTTCATGAACTGCATACAGTCCATCGCCATGACACTCATGGCGTACCACGCACGACGTGGTTAAGTGGCTGAGTGCGTGTAGAGATGTTGAAGTaaagagaggaagagggcCAGGTTCCGATGTCGACGTCCATTGGCGCTGGTCTCGACGATGGAGACTGGGAGCTTCAAAGGTTGATGCAtcaaaacattgaagcgacATGGATTCGCGACTGTGTAGGTGTCTCGGTTCCAAGTGCCATTGACATAGGATCATGCTTTACTCCCCTAGTAGGTCATGCGTCGGCCCAGCATCTCAATCCTTCAGGGCCCACTGCAGCGGGAGCATCGGACATCAATTTCAGCTATACCGACATTCTATTCACCGTATAATAAGTAATGTTGTATGTAGATGGAATGCCACACTTAATACTCTGTTTATATTTGACAGGAAATGAGTCTTTCCATCTACCCGGTCGGTAGCCATATTAAGACACATGCAAGGGATATGCGGAAACCTGCAGGCCGGAATAGCAGGCCACATGCCAAGGGCTAGGTGCTGGTAGCATCAATTAATTCAGCCAGACAACTTAAGCTTGCTTTTACCTCTGCTGTACGTActtcatgtatgtacttatgtatgtacatgtagtacCTGGGTTCAATactggctgcatgtgggcGATTTTAGCTCCCGTAGGCGCGGCTGTGGGCGCGGCACACC is a genomic window containing:
- the Tars2 gene encoding Threonine--tRNA ligase; this translates as MASSAAPAPTTIPVRDGPPSQPDGQLPKFIVERNLLFEELKKKHDDAVAAKPRNSITVSLTAGPDNVTEISATAWETTPGQLLKHVAKVIASEAVVAKVNGEVWDLTRPLEADCAVSYLSSKDPEGRAVFWHSAAHVLGEACEHQFGCMLSHGPPTSMGFFYDMAMREGDAVKETDRPALETLAKKFFKEKQQFERVEIAKEDLRKLFGYSKYKMHYIEKFVPDGGSTTVYRNGSLVDLCTGPHIQNTKQISAFKIMGNSSAYFLGDQANDSLQRISGVAFPKNDQMKEWLTYLEEAKKRDHQLIGKNQKLFWFSPLSPGSPFFLPHGTRIFNAIQTMLREQYWMRGYDEVHSPLMYDVQLWKTSGHWDHYQEDMFRVPLKHTHGTAPDAPVASGPDAAKDADKPAGKDGENAEVAKLEQERLFALKPMNCPGHALMFASEERSYRSLPWRVADFSVLHRNEASGALTGLTRVRKFQQDDAHIFCTIDQVTDELRGLFKFMTHVYTMFGFPFKLKLSTRPDSYMGKLSDWDAAEDRLKKALQEFKGDDWVINPGDGAFYGPKIDVTVNDALGREFQCATIQLDFQLPQNFNLLYRTNESTADRAKGEGEEEGGIPSGMARPVMIHRAVIGSFDRFMGIIIEHFGGKWPFWLSPRQVMVIPIMKDAEDYAREVRDILHDAKLYADVDVSGNTLQKKIRAAQLAQYNFVMVVGAEEIEKRAVNIRNRDDPSSQQKGAMIDLDEVVKRLVELKAERRLVNSI
- the PSD2 gene encoding Phosphatidylserine decarboxylase proenzyme 2; the protein is MPDYHRYHSPVQGEVKTYQSLPGDCYQVDPVALQSKVDNLTRNRRDHVVTETREFGNVLFTAVGATDVGTWKRAYHSAGTKINKRYELGIFQFGGSSIIVAFQHRRIEFDDDLLRSSEQKIQTSVEVGMSLGYATRHLQDQFSPSMFLMTVPG